TCTGCTGATCGAGCATGCTGTCGAAAACGAACATGCGGAAGTTGCCGTGGGGAGTCGGTAAAGTCGTCTCGCCATACTTGCGGACGAAACGCTCGGTACGAAGCCGGTAACGGATCAGGTCGGCGACGGTGATGACCTTCAACTGGTGGCGTTCGGCGAACTCCGCAAGGTCCGGAATTCGCGCCATGGTTCCGTCTTCTTTCATCACTTCGCAAATCACGCCTGCAGGATTCAGTCCCGCTGCGCCAGCAAGATCGACGGCCGCTTCCGTTTGGCCTGCGCGAATCAGCACTCCACCGTCGCGCGCTCGAAGCGGGAAAATGTGGCCCGGCCGCGCCAGATCGTTGGGTTTGGTCTTCGGGTCGATGGCGGTAAGGATGGTTTGAGCGCGATCGAACGCTGAAATCCCGGTAGATACGTTGCGGCGGCCTTCGATCGTGACGCAAAATGCCGTTCCGTAAGGCGATGTATTGCTGTGATCCGAGACCATGAGCGGAATATGCAAATCGTCCAGCCGCTGCCCCGTCATCGAAAGACAGATCAAGCCGCGGCCGTGAGTCGCCATGAAATTGATGGCGTCCGGCGTGACCTTTTCCGCAGCGATCATCAGGTCGCCTTCGTTTTCGCGGTCTTCATCGTCGACGATGACGACCATACGCCCTTCCTGAATCTCGTTGATCGCTTCTTCAATCGTTGCGAATTGCATTCGTTCTGCTCAAAAGGTTCTCGACGTACTTGGCCACGATGTCGAATTCCAGGTTCACCGGATCGCCCGGCCGGGCCGCTCTCAAATTCGTATTTTCGAATGTGTGCGGAATTATTGCGACCGAAAACGTGTGTGGAGCCCGTAACGAAGCCACCGTCAGGCTGATCCCGTCGACTGCAATCGATCCCTTTTCGACAATATAACGTCCGGCTGAAGCGGAATATTCGACGGCTAAATCCCAGGCATCACCCTCCCGGTTGAACTGCGCGAGGCGGCCCAGGCCATCCACGTGTCCCTGGACGATATGTCCGCCGAAACGCGCGTCGGCCCGCATGGGACGCTCCAGATTCACGATGGAGTGCGAAGCGAGTTGGGCGAGGCTCGTACGATCCAGGGTTTCACGCGACATTTCGGCCGAGAAGACATCCCCGGAAATAGTGCGCACCGTCAGACAGACGCCGTTGACGGCGATGCTCGAACCAAGCTTCAAATCGTCGAAAACGCGGCCGCCTCGAACGTAAATGGCGCGGAAGCCGCCGGTGTCCCGGGTTTCGACAACCTCGCCGATTT
The genomic region above belongs to Terriglobia bacterium and contains:
- a CDS encoding riboflavin synthase, translated to MFTGIIEEIGEVVETRDTGGFRAIYVRGGRVFDDLKLGSSIAVNGVCLTVRTISGDVFSAEMSRETLDRTSLAQLASHSIVNLERPMRADARFGGHIVQGHVDGLGRLAQFNREGDAWDLAVEYSASAGRYIVEKGSIAVDGISLTVASLRAPHTFSVAIIPHTFENTNLRAARPGDPVNLEFDIVAKYVENLLSRTNAIRND
- the ribB gene encoding 3,4-dihydroxy-2-butanone-4-phosphate synthase codes for the protein MQFATIEEAINEIQEGRMVVIVDDEDRENEGDLMIAAEKVTPDAINFMATHGRGLICLSMTGQRLDDLHIPLMVSDHSNTSPYGTAFCVTIEGRRNVSTGISAFDRAQTILTAIDPKTKPNDLARPGHIFPLRARDGGVLIRAGQTEAAVDLAGAAGLNPAGVICEVMKEDGTMARIPDLAEFAERHQLKVITVADLIRYRLRTERFVRKYGETTLPTPHGNFRMFVFDSMLDQQTHIALVRGNIENGEDVLVRVQTHCLTGHVFGSPACRCHEQMDRAMQTIADAGRGILLYLNEMGRTRDSSALLEFHGKHGSDSNETIGLRGEQREYGIGAQILAALNVRTMRILTNHPRKLVALEAYGLKIVAQVPLGEKISTKN